A part of Antechinus flavipes isolate AdamAnt ecotype Samford, QLD, Australia chromosome 6, AdamAnt_v2, whole genome shotgun sequence genomic DNA contains:
- the LOC127540381 gene encoding 40S ribosomal protein S27: protein MPLAKDLLHPSPEEEKRKHKKKRLVQSPNSYFMDVKCPGCYKITTVFSHAQTVVLCVGCSTVLCQPTGGKARLTEGCSFRRKQH, encoded by the exons ATGCCG CTCGCGAAAGACCTCCTACACCCCTCTCCCGAGGAGGAGAAGCGCAAACACAAGAAGAAGCGCCTGGTGCAGAGTCCCAACTCGTATTTCATGGATGTAAAGTGCCCGG GGTGCTATAAAATCACCACTGTCTTCAGCCATGCACAAACGGTGGTTCTCTGTGTCGGATGCTCCACTGTCCTCTGTCAGCCTACTGGAGGAAAAGCAAGACTTACAGAAG GATGTTCCTTCAGACGGAAGCAGCACTAA